Proteins encoded within one genomic window of Glycine soja cultivar W05 chromosome 1, ASM419377v2, whole genome shotgun sequence:
- the LOC114416204 gene encoding uncharacterized protein LOC114416204 isoform X1 — translation MVGKTMCMAATSREKLTSLVNAAKLAIDIPSKLESLRQLRHELPPEDPVLLTEFLPSLFLFHSDRFGPVRKFLTEMLGEIGLKNTEFLSDIVPVLIDLLDDDTPAVVRQALLCGIDLFRATLEKIAVQGLYSSDLDGALESAWAWMLKFKDKVYSIAFQHGSGGAKLLALKFVEAVICLYTHDPNGSSEPTSHQGRPVEFNISWLGRGHPVLNIGDLSIEASHRLGLLLDLLRFPTVKSLGNSVIIVLIKSLSAIAIDRPAFYGRILPVLLSLEPSSSVVNGVSVSATHFALKNAFLTCSKCTHPSAAPWRDRLAGALKELQSEGKADQVFHLISASNGTIEREKDVQPVIKEEEPATNSGDSVQNTLARKRSGSQIGGDLSEDEETPGKRVRTTIVALEEPKKELDVCTTAYSQDEAPSKGVVDNGPVRQLVATFGALIAQGEKAVGHLEILISSISADLLAEVVMANMQNLPTYYPNAEGNDEQLQDISMIGSDDKAKYPASFVAAVMSLSSTFPPIASLLDAHQSVSKEVKSQVEEEIAETATNIGPVHSGMNIESENIPSPPDFPSSDASIPGVENGCTTVPPDPDIHDVGNSESGIPGLDSFGRSDAVSQTFAPSLLVSTEICQEDGSQEQDTSLDQRSPLNLAPSISTDRSEELSPKAAVRDANSLVSSTATSVVPPRLVLPKMIAPVVDLEDEQKDRLQQSCFMRIIDAYKQIAVAGGSNVRFSILAYLGVEFPLDLDPWKLLQKHILIDYTGHEGHELTLRVLYRLFGEAEEEPDFFSSTTAASVYEKFLLTVAEALRDSFPPSDKSLSKLLGESPYLPKSVLKILENMCSPGNGDKGEKELHSLNADRVTQGLSTVWSLILLRPPIRDTCLQIALQSAVHHLEEVRMKAIRLVANKLYPLSSISKQIEDFSKEMLFSVMSGDATEATDVEGSFADSQKGPDVEKVPNEQSSLSGSTKDVPSDNRQSCTSESVSPDSVSEAQRCMSLYFALCTKKHSLFRQIFVIYRSTSKAVKQAVRCQIPILVRTMGSSSDLLEIISDPPNGSENLLMQVLQTLTDGTVPSKDLICTVKRLHDSKLKDAEVLIPILPFLSHDEVMPIFPHIVNLPLEKFQAALGRILQGSSQSGPVLTPAEVLIAIHGIDPEKDGIPLKKVTDACNACFEQWQTFTQEVLARVLNQLVEQIPPPLLFMRTVLQAIGAFPTLVDFIMGILSRLVMKQIWKYPKLWVGFLKCVQLTKPQSFGILLQLPPAQLENTLNRIAALKAPLIAHASQPDIQSKLPRAMLVVLGLASDSQVLSQAQTTQTQTSQTQTSQTQTTQTQTSQTQTSQTQTGETSNSDKDTATEKSKESSTAS, via the exons ggtCTATATTCTAGTGATTTAGACGGCGCACTTGAATCCGCTTGGGCATGGATGCTTAAATTCAAAGACAAAGTATACTCAATAGCTTTTCAA CATGGAAGTGGTGGTGCAAAGCTGCTGGCTCTGAAGTTTGTTGAGGCAGTTATTTGTCTTTACACGCATGATCCCAATGGTTCCTCAGAGCCCACTTCTCATCAAG GAAGGCCTGTGGAATTTAATATATCATGGCTCGGGCGGGGTCATCCTGTACTTAACATTGGAGATTTGTCAATTGAAGCCAGCCATCGTTTGGGTCTCTTGCTTGATCTACTCAGATTTCCAACTGTGAAGTCTCTTGGTAACTCAGTAATCATTGTGCTGATTAAAAG TCTTTCAGCCATTGCAATTGACAGGCCTGCATTCTATGGCCGCATCTTGCCAGTTTTGCTGAGTTTGGAACCTTCCAGCTCTGTTGTTAATGGGGTCTCTGTATCAGCTACACATTTTGCTTTGAAGAATGCCTTTCTTACTTGCTCGAAATGTACACATCCAAGTGCTGCTCCG tgGAGAGATCGTTTGGCAGGGGCCTTGAAGGAATTGCAGTCAGAAGGAAAGGCAGATCAGGTGTTCCACCTAATCTCTGCTAGCAATGGAAccatagagagagagaaagatgtTCAACCTGTTATCAAG gAAGAGGAACCTGCAACAAATTCTGGCGATTCAGTGCAGAATACTTTGGCAAGAAAACGATCAGGATCACAAATTGGAGGTGATTTATCTGAAGATGAAGAAACTCCTGGAAAACGTGTCAGGACAACAATTGTTGCTTTGGAAGAACCTAAGAAGGAGTTAGATGTATGTACCACTGCCTACTCTCAGGATGAGGCTCCTTCAAAAGGAGTTGTGGATAATGGGCCTGTACGGCAACTTGTTGCCACATTTGGTGCTTTGATTGCTCAAGGTGAAAAAGCTGTTGGACATTTGGAAATTCTCATCTCAAGTATTTCTGCTGACTTGTTAGCTGAGGTGGTGATGGCAAATATGCAAAACCTACCTACGTATTACCCTAATGCTGAAGGAAATGATGAACAGCTGCAAGACATTAGTATGATTGGTTCTGATGACAAGGCTAAATATCCAGCATCATTTGTTGCTGCTGTTATGTCACTTTCTAGTACTTTCCCGCCAATAGCTTCCCTTCTTGATGCACATCAATCAGTGTCCAAAGAGGTA AAGTCACAAGTGGAGGAAGAAATTGCTGAAACTGCTACAAATATTGGTCCTGTGCATTCTGGCATGAATATTGAGTCTGAAAATATACCATCGCCTCCTGATTTTCCATCTTCTGATGCCAGTATACCTGGAGTAGAGAATGGCTGCACAACTGTGCCTCCTGATCCTGACATCCATGATGTTGGAAACTCAGAGAGTGGAATCCCTGGCCTGGATTCTTTTGGTCGTAGTGATGCTGTGTCACAAACTTTTGCTCCTTCCTTATTGGTTTCCACTGAAATATGCCAAGAAGATGGCAGTCAAGAGCAAGATACAAGTTTGGATCAGAGGTCACCTCTGAACTTAGCTCCATCAATATCAACAGATAGATCTGAGGAGCTGAGCCCAAAAGCGGCTGTTAGAGATGCCAATAGCTTGGTGTCCTCAACAGCTACTTCAGTTGTGCCTCCCCGATTAGTCTTGCCAAAGATGATTGCTCCTGTTGTTGACCTTGAAGATGAACAAAAGGATCGTTTGCAACAGTCATGTTTTATGCGTATTATTGATGCATATAAGCAAATAGCTGTAGCTGGAGGCTCCAACGTTCGTTTTTCGATACTTGCTTATTTAGGAGTTGAG TTTCCCTTGGATTTAGACCCATGGAAACTATTACAGAAGCATATTTTGATTGATTACACTGGTCATGAG GGACATGAGTTGACATTGCGTGTCCTCTACAGATTATTTGGTGAGGCTGAAGAGGAGCCTGACTTCTTTTCTTCCACAACTGCAGCTTCTGTATATGAAAAATTCCTACTTACAGTG GCAGAAGCACTTAGAGATTCCTTTCCACCTTCAGATAAATCATTAAGTAAATTGCTTGGTGAATCTCCTTATTTACCAAAATCAGTTctgaaaattttagaaaatatgtgTTCTCCTGGAAATGGGGATAAAGGTGAAAAGGAGTTGCACTCACTGAATGCGGATAGAGTTACTCAAGGTCTAAGTACTGTATGGAGTTTGATTCTTCTAAGGCCTCCCATTCGAGATACTTGCTTACAAATTGCTCTACAG AGTGCAGTGCATCACCTGGAAGAAGTGCGTATGAAGGCGATACGTCTG GTGGCAAATAAGCTTTATCCTCTGTCATCCATTTCTAAGCAAATAGAAGATTTTTCAAAGGAAATGCTTTTCTCCGTGATGAGTGGCGATGCAACTGAAGCTACTGATGTTGAAGGTTCCTTTGCTGATTCACAAAAG GGACCTGATGTTGAAAAGGTTCCAAACGAACAATCATCATTGAGTGGCAGTACTAAAGATGTCCCCTCAGATAATCGTCAATCATGCACATCTGAGAGTGTTTCTCCAGATTCAGTTTCTGAGGCTCAGAGGTGCATGTCATTGTATTTTGCTTTGTGTACAAAG AAACATTCTCTCTTTCGCCAAATATTTGTCATCTATAGAAGCACATCAAAGGCAGTGAAGCAG GCAGTACGTTGCCAAATTCCAATACTAGTACGTACTATGGGCTCATCTTCAGATCTACTTGAAATTATTTCAGATCCCCCAAATGGAAGCGAGAATCTTCTAATGCAG GTATTGCAAACACTTACAGATGGTACGGTCCCTTCTAAGGATTTAATATGTACCGTGAAAAGGTTGCATGATTCAAAACTCAAG GATGCAGAGGTTCTTATTCCGATATTACCATTCCTATCGCATGATGAG GTAATGCCCATTTTTCCTCACATTGTGAATCTTCCTTTGGAGAAGTTCCAAGCAGCACTTGGGCGCATATTACAG GGATCATCACAATCTGGTCCAGTGCTTACTCCGGCTGAAGTTTTAATTGCAATTCATGGAATTGATCCTGAAAAGGATGGAATTCCCTTGAAAAAG GTCACAGACGCATGCAATGCTTGCTTTGAGCAGTGGCAAACTTTTACTCAAGAAGTTCTTGCTAGAGTATTGAATCAGTTG GTTGAGCAGATTCCTCCTCCTTTACTGTTCATGCGTACAGTATTACAAGCAATTGGTGCTTTTCCGACACTG GTGGACTTTATAATGGGGATTCTTTCTCGCCTTGTGATGAAGCAG ATATGGAAATACCCAAAGTTATGGGTGGGATTCTTGAAGTGTGTGCAGTTGACAAAACCACAGTCATTTGGCATTTTGCTTCAG CTGCCTCCAGCACAATTGGAAAATACATTAAATAGAATTGCAGCCTTGAAGGCACCATTGATTGCGCATGCAAGCCAGCCAGATATACAATCTAAACTTCCAAG GGCTATGCTGGTTGTTCTGGGACTTGCTTCCGATTCTCAGGTTTTAAGTCAAGCACAAACTACTCAGACACAAACTAGTCAGACACAGACTAGTCAAACACAGACTACTCAGACACAAACTAGTCAGACACAAACTAGTCAGACACAGACTGGTGAGACAAGCAATTCAGACAAGGACACAGCGACAGAAAAATCTAAAGAATCATCTACAGCGAGCTAA
- the LOC114416204 gene encoding uncharacterized protein LOC114416204 isoform X2, whose translation MVGKTMCMAATSREKLTSLVNAAKLAIDIPSKLESLRQLRHELPPEDPVLLTEFLPSLFLFHSDRFGPVRKFLTEMLGEIGLKNTEFLSDIVPVLIDLLDDDTPAVVRQALLCGIDLFRATLEKIAVQGLYSSDLDGALESAWAWMLKFKDKVYSIAFQHGSGGAKLLALKFVEAVICLYTHDPNGSSEPTSHQGRPVEFNISWLGRGHPVLNIGDLSIEASHRLGLLLDLLRFPTVKSLGNSVIIVLIKSLSAIAIDRPAFYGRILPVLLSLEPSSSVVNGVSVSATHFALKNAFLTCSKCTHPSAAPWRDRLAGALKELQSEGKADQVFHLISASNGTIEREKDVQPVIKEEEPATNSGDSVQNTLARKRSGSQIGGDLSEDEETPGKRVRTTIVALEEPKKELDVCTTAYSQDEAPSKGVVDNGPVRQLVATFGALIAQGEKAVGHLEILISSISADLLAEVVMANMQNLPTYYPNAEGNDEQLQDISMIGSDDKAKYPASFVAAVMSLSSTFPPIASLLDAHQSVSKEKSQVEEEIAETATNIGPVHSGMNIESENIPSPPDFPSSDASIPGVENGCTTVPPDPDIHDVGNSESGIPGLDSFGRSDAVSQTFAPSLLVSTEICQEDGSQEQDTSLDQRSPLNLAPSISTDRSEELSPKAAVRDANSLVSSTATSVVPPRLVLPKMIAPVVDLEDEQKDRLQQSCFMRIIDAYKQIAVAGGSNVRFSILAYLGVEFPLDLDPWKLLQKHILIDYTGHEGHELTLRVLYRLFGEAEEEPDFFSSTTAASVYEKFLLTVAEALRDSFPPSDKSLSKLLGESPYLPKSVLKILENMCSPGNGDKGEKELHSLNADRVTQGLSTVWSLILLRPPIRDTCLQIALQSAVHHLEEVRMKAIRLVANKLYPLSSISKQIEDFSKEMLFSVMSGDATEATDVEGSFADSQKGPDVEKVPNEQSSLSGSTKDVPSDNRQSCTSESVSPDSVSEAQRCMSLYFALCTKKHSLFRQIFVIYRSTSKAVKQAVRCQIPILVRTMGSSSDLLEIISDPPNGSENLLMQVLQTLTDGTVPSKDLICTVKRLHDSKLKDAEVLIPILPFLSHDEVMPIFPHIVNLPLEKFQAALGRILQGSSQSGPVLTPAEVLIAIHGIDPEKDGIPLKKVTDACNACFEQWQTFTQEVLARVLNQLVEQIPPPLLFMRTVLQAIGAFPTLVDFIMGILSRLVMKQIWKYPKLWVGFLKCVQLTKPQSFGILLQLPPAQLENTLNRIAALKAPLIAHASQPDIQSKLPRAMLVVLGLASDSQVLSQAQTTQTQTSQTQTSQTQTTQTQTSQTQTSQTQTGETSNSDKDTATEKSKESSTAS comes from the exons ggtCTATATTCTAGTGATTTAGACGGCGCACTTGAATCCGCTTGGGCATGGATGCTTAAATTCAAAGACAAAGTATACTCAATAGCTTTTCAA CATGGAAGTGGTGGTGCAAAGCTGCTGGCTCTGAAGTTTGTTGAGGCAGTTATTTGTCTTTACACGCATGATCCCAATGGTTCCTCAGAGCCCACTTCTCATCAAG GAAGGCCTGTGGAATTTAATATATCATGGCTCGGGCGGGGTCATCCTGTACTTAACATTGGAGATTTGTCAATTGAAGCCAGCCATCGTTTGGGTCTCTTGCTTGATCTACTCAGATTTCCAACTGTGAAGTCTCTTGGTAACTCAGTAATCATTGTGCTGATTAAAAG TCTTTCAGCCATTGCAATTGACAGGCCTGCATTCTATGGCCGCATCTTGCCAGTTTTGCTGAGTTTGGAACCTTCCAGCTCTGTTGTTAATGGGGTCTCTGTATCAGCTACACATTTTGCTTTGAAGAATGCCTTTCTTACTTGCTCGAAATGTACACATCCAAGTGCTGCTCCG tgGAGAGATCGTTTGGCAGGGGCCTTGAAGGAATTGCAGTCAGAAGGAAAGGCAGATCAGGTGTTCCACCTAATCTCTGCTAGCAATGGAAccatagagagagagaaagatgtTCAACCTGTTATCAAG gAAGAGGAACCTGCAACAAATTCTGGCGATTCAGTGCAGAATACTTTGGCAAGAAAACGATCAGGATCACAAATTGGAGGTGATTTATCTGAAGATGAAGAAACTCCTGGAAAACGTGTCAGGACAACAATTGTTGCTTTGGAAGAACCTAAGAAGGAGTTAGATGTATGTACCACTGCCTACTCTCAGGATGAGGCTCCTTCAAAAGGAGTTGTGGATAATGGGCCTGTACGGCAACTTGTTGCCACATTTGGTGCTTTGATTGCTCAAGGTGAAAAAGCTGTTGGACATTTGGAAATTCTCATCTCAAGTATTTCTGCTGACTTGTTAGCTGAGGTGGTGATGGCAAATATGCAAAACCTACCTACGTATTACCCTAATGCTGAAGGAAATGATGAACAGCTGCAAGACATTAGTATGATTGGTTCTGATGACAAGGCTAAATATCCAGCATCATTTGTTGCTGCTGTTATGTCACTTTCTAGTACTTTCCCGCCAATAGCTTCCCTTCTTGATGCACATCAATCAGTGTCCAAAGAG AAGTCACAAGTGGAGGAAGAAATTGCTGAAACTGCTACAAATATTGGTCCTGTGCATTCTGGCATGAATATTGAGTCTGAAAATATACCATCGCCTCCTGATTTTCCATCTTCTGATGCCAGTATACCTGGAGTAGAGAATGGCTGCACAACTGTGCCTCCTGATCCTGACATCCATGATGTTGGAAACTCAGAGAGTGGAATCCCTGGCCTGGATTCTTTTGGTCGTAGTGATGCTGTGTCACAAACTTTTGCTCCTTCCTTATTGGTTTCCACTGAAATATGCCAAGAAGATGGCAGTCAAGAGCAAGATACAAGTTTGGATCAGAGGTCACCTCTGAACTTAGCTCCATCAATATCAACAGATAGATCTGAGGAGCTGAGCCCAAAAGCGGCTGTTAGAGATGCCAATAGCTTGGTGTCCTCAACAGCTACTTCAGTTGTGCCTCCCCGATTAGTCTTGCCAAAGATGATTGCTCCTGTTGTTGACCTTGAAGATGAACAAAAGGATCGTTTGCAACAGTCATGTTTTATGCGTATTATTGATGCATATAAGCAAATAGCTGTAGCTGGAGGCTCCAACGTTCGTTTTTCGATACTTGCTTATTTAGGAGTTGAG TTTCCCTTGGATTTAGACCCATGGAAACTATTACAGAAGCATATTTTGATTGATTACACTGGTCATGAG GGACATGAGTTGACATTGCGTGTCCTCTACAGATTATTTGGTGAGGCTGAAGAGGAGCCTGACTTCTTTTCTTCCACAACTGCAGCTTCTGTATATGAAAAATTCCTACTTACAGTG GCAGAAGCACTTAGAGATTCCTTTCCACCTTCAGATAAATCATTAAGTAAATTGCTTGGTGAATCTCCTTATTTACCAAAATCAGTTctgaaaattttagaaaatatgtgTTCTCCTGGAAATGGGGATAAAGGTGAAAAGGAGTTGCACTCACTGAATGCGGATAGAGTTACTCAAGGTCTAAGTACTGTATGGAGTTTGATTCTTCTAAGGCCTCCCATTCGAGATACTTGCTTACAAATTGCTCTACAG AGTGCAGTGCATCACCTGGAAGAAGTGCGTATGAAGGCGATACGTCTG GTGGCAAATAAGCTTTATCCTCTGTCATCCATTTCTAAGCAAATAGAAGATTTTTCAAAGGAAATGCTTTTCTCCGTGATGAGTGGCGATGCAACTGAAGCTACTGATGTTGAAGGTTCCTTTGCTGATTCACAAAAG GGACCTGATGTTGAAAAGGTTCCAAACGAACAATCATCATTGAGTGGCAGTACTAAAGATGTCCCCTCAGATAATCGTCAATCATGCACATCTGAGAGTGTTTCTCCAGATTCAGTTTCTGAGGCTCAGAGGTGCATGTCATTGTATTTTGCTTTGTGTACAAAG AAACATTCTCTCTTTCGCCAAATATTTGTCATCTATAGAAGCACATCAAAGGCAGTGAAGCAG GCAGTACGTTGCCAAATTCCAATACTAGTACGTACTATGGGCTCATCTTCAGATCTACTTGAAATTATTTCAGATCCCCCAAATGGAAGCGAGAATCTTCTAATGCAG GTATTGCAAACACTTACAGATGGTACGGTCCCTTCTAAGGATTTAATATGTACCGTGAAAAGGTTGCATGATTCAAAACTCAAG GATGCAGAGGTTCTTATTCCGATATTACCATTCCTATCGCATGATGAG GTAATGCCCATTTTTCCTCACATTGTGAATCTTCCTTTGGAGAAGTTCCAAGCAGCACTTGGGCGCATATTACAG GGATCATCACAATCTGGTCCAGTGCTTACTCCGGCTGAAGTTTTAATTGCAATTCATGGAATTGATCCTGAAAAGGATGGAATTCCCTTGAAAAAG GTCACAGACGCATGCAATGCTTGCTTTGAGCAGTGGCAAACTTTTACTCAAGAAGTTCTTGCTAGAGTATTGAATCAGTTG GTTGAGCAGATTCCTCCTCCTTTACTGTTCATGCGTACAGTATTACAAGCAATTGGTGCTTTTCCGACACTG GTGGACTTTATAATGGGGATTCTTTCTCGCCTTGTGATGAAGCAG ATATGGAAATACCCAAAGTTATGGGTGGGATTCTTGAAGTGTGTGCAGTTGACAAAACCACAGTCATTTGGCATTTTGCTTCAG CTGCCTCCAGCACAATTGGAAAATACATTAAATAGAATTGCAGCCTTGAAGGCACCATTGATTGCGCATGCAAGCCAGCCAGATATACAATCTAAACTTCCAAG GGCTATGCTGGTTGTTCTGGGACTTGCTTCCGATTCTCAGGTTTTAAGTCAAGCACAAACTACTCAGACACAAACTAGTCAGACACAGACTAGTCAAACACAGACTACTCAGACACAAACTAGTCAGACACAAACTAGTCAGACACAGACTGGTGAGACAAGCAATTCAGACAAGGACACAGCGACAGAAAAATCTAAAGAATCATCTACAGCGAGCTAA